From one Anaeromyxobacter diazotrophicus genomic stretch:
- the argE gene encoding acetylornithine deacetylase — protein sequence MDLVPLLQRLVALDSTSSRSNVPVVDLLEELVRPLGFETRRLDWRDPAGVAKTNLVARRGPDAPGGLALVGHTDCVPFDPAWDEALAGTLRDGRVYGRGAADTKGFVACALAAAARAPSHRAPLHLLFTSDEEVGCTGAKMLLAEGRVRPRQAIVGEPTSLVPVRAHKGYCAVDVTVTGVEGHSAFPDLGASAIHAAGRLLAEVARIQEELKDDPDPLFAPPFTTLNVGVIHGGKARNILAGECTFSLEWRPVPGQDPERALRLFDAAGARVAAEGGGRVAVRRTPLRLDDAAVTPAGAELVRFLEAESGAAARSIPFGTELPELIALGAEGCVFGPGDIRVAHRTGEHVPVAELERCTEILTRAIGRFCA from the coding sequence ATGGACCTCGTCCCCTTGCTGCAGCGGCTCGTCGCCCTCGACTCCACCTCCAGCCGCTCGAACGTGCCGGTGGTCGACCTGCTCGAGGAGCTGGTCCGGCCGCTCGGCTTCGAGACGCGCCGCCTCGACTGGCGCGACCCGGCCGGCGTCGCGAAGACGAACCTGGTGGCGCGCCGGGGGCCGGACGCGCCGGGCGGCCTCGCCCTGGTCGGCCACACCGACTGCGTCCCGTTCGACCCGGCCTGGGACGAGGCGCTCGCGGGCACGCTCCGCGACGGCCGGGTGTACGGGCGGGGCGCCGCCGACACCAAGGGCTTCGTCGCCTGCGCCCTCGCGGCCGCCGCGCGCGCGCCGTCCCACCGCGCGCCGCTCCACCTGCTCTTCACCAGCGACGAGGAGGTGGGCTGCACCGGCGCGAAGATGCTGCTCGCCGAGGGGCGGGTGCGCCCGCGGCAGGCCATCGTGGGGGAACCCACCTCGCTCGTCCCCGTCCGCGCGCACAAGGGCTACTGCGCGGTGGATGTGACCGTCACCGGCGTCGAGGGGCACAGCGCCTTCCCGGACCTGGGCGCCTCGGCCATCCACGCCGCGGGCCGGCTCCTGGCGGAGGTGGCGCGCATCCAGGAGGAGCTGAAGGACGACCCGGATCCGCTCTTCGCCCCGCCCTTCACCACCCTCAACGTCGGGGTCATCCACGGCGGCAAGGCGCGCAACATCCTCGCCGGCGAGTGCACCTTCTCGCTCGAGTGGCGCCCGGTCCCCGGCCAGGACCCGGAGCGCGCGCTCCGGCTCTTCGACGCCGCCGGCGCGCGGGTCGCGGCCGAGGGGGGCGGTCGCGTCGCGGTCCGCCGGACGCCGCTCAGGCTCGACGACGCCGCGGTGACGCCCGCCGGCGCCGAGCTGGTGCGCTTCCTCGAGGCGGAGAGCGGAGCGGCCGCCCGCAGCATCCCCTTCGGCACCGAGCTGCCGGAGCTCATCGCGCTCGGGGCCGAGGGGTGCGTCTTCGGGCCGGGCGACATCCGCGTGGCGCACCGCACCGGCGAGCACGTGCCGGTGGCCGAGCTCGAGCGGTGCACCGAGATCCTGACCCGCGCCATCGGGCGGTTCTGCGCCTGA
- the dapF gene encoding diaminopimelate epimerase: MALTFWKYEGLGNDFVVVEADALMSAPRAVRLCDRRRGVGADGVLSILPPRTPGAAAYMHLYNSDGSEAAMCGNGIRCVARHLAERRGLSGELVIDTDAGPRRCLLHLGPGGAVEAVSVEMGPARHEGEQTFEVGEERLVGQRISMGNPHAVFIGPSSLERAARLGPFVEQAVPGGVNAGFASPRPGGLDLVVWERGAGLTDACGTGACAAAVAAVTAGLLPAGEPLEVRLPGGALRVTVAPDRVGVLMRGPAERVFQGETTL, from the coding sequence ATGGCGCTCACCTTCTGGAAGTACGAGGGGCTCGGGAACGACTTCGTGGTGGTCGAGGCGGACGCGCTGATGAGCGCCCCCCGCGCCGTGCGCCTGTGCGACCGGCGCCGCGGGGTGGGCGCCGACGGCGTCCTGTCGATCCTGCCGCCCCGGACCCCCGGCGCCGCCGCGTACATGCACCTCTACAACTCGGACGGCTCCGAGGCCGCCATGTGCGGGAACGGCATCCGCTGCGTGGCGCGCCACCTGGCGGAGCGGCGCGGGCTGTCGGGCGAGCTCGTCATCGACACCGACGCGGGCCCGCGGCGCTGCCTGCTCCACCTCGGCCCGGGGGGCGCGGTCGAGGCGGTCTCGGTGGAGATGGGGCCGGCGCGGCACGAGGGCGAGCAGACCTTCGAGGTGGGCGAGGAGCGGCTCGTCGGCCAGCGCATCTCGATGGGCAACCCCCACGCGGTGTTCATCGGCCCCTCGTCGCTCGAGCGCGCGGCGCGGCTCGGTCCGTTCGTCGAGCAGGCGGTGCCCGGCGGCGTGAACGCCGGCTTCGCCTCGCCGCGCCCGGGCGGCCTCGACCTCGTGGTCTGGGAGCGCGGGGCGGGCCTCACCGACGCGTGCGGCACGGGCGCCTGCGCCGCCGCGGTGGCGGCGGTGACGGCGGGGCTCCTGCCGGCCGGCGAGCCGCTGGAGGTGCGCCTGCCCGGCGGCGCGCTCCGCGTCACCGTCGCGCCGGACCGCGTGGGCGTGCTCATGCGCGGCCCGGCCGAGCGGGTCTTCCAGGGCGAGACGACGCTCTAG
- a CDS encoding NADP-dependent isocitrate dehydrogenase yields MPTKTTIIWTEIDEAPALATYSLLPIVQAFTKDTGVAVETRDISLAGRIIANFADRLPESQRIPDYLAQLGELARTPEANIIKLPNVSASIPQLKDAIKELQGKGYKLPDYPESPKTDEEKAVQARYAKCLGSAVNPVLREGNSDRRSPLSVKAFSKKHPHKLGAFTPDSKAHVAHMTSGDFYGSETSLTVPKATDYRIEFVAPAGAVTVLKKRAPLKEGEIIDSAVMNVRALRKFFEEQIDDAKQTGVLLSLHLKATMMKVSDPVMFGHAVTVFFKDVFAKHADALKQAGVNPNLGLGDLYKKIQALPADKKAEIEADLQATYERRPALAMVDSDKGITNLHAPNDIIVDASMPVVVRDSGKMWGRDGKLHDTKAMIPDRCYATMYREILEDCKRHGAFDPATMGSVPNVGLMAQQAEEYGSHDKTFLAPGEGTVRVVEDDTGKVLLQQKVEAGDIFRMCQAKDVAIRDWVKLAVTRARATGAPAVFWLDDQRAHDVQVIAKVQKYLKDHDTVGLEIRILPPVEAMRFSVKRIRQGLDTISVTGNALRDYLTDLFPILEIGTSAKMLSVVPLLAGGGLFETGAGGSAPKHVQQFVKEGYLRWDSLGEFSALGASFEHIAATSKNAKAAVLAETLDQAIAKFLDNNKSPARKVGQIDNRGSHFYLALYWAEALAAQAKDKELQARFAKVAKQLAENEAKIAGELIAAQGKPVDMGGYYRPDPKKTAAAMRPSATLNAIIEAMA; encoded by the coding sequence ATGCCGACGAAGACCACGATCATCTGGACCGAAATCGACGAAGCCCCCGCGCTCGCGACGTACTCGCTGCTCCCCATCGTCCAGGCCTTCACGAAGGACACGGGCGTGGCGGTGGAGACGCGCGACATCTCGCTCGCCGGCCGGATCATCGCGAACTTCGCGGACCGCCTCCCCGAGAGCCAGCGCATCCCGGACTACCTGGCGCAGCTCGGCGAGCTCGCCCGGACGCCCGAGGCCAACATCATCAAGCTGCCGAACGTCAGCGCCTCCATCCCGCAGCTCAAGGACGCGATCAAGGAGCTGCAGGGGAAGGGCTACAAGCTCCCCGACTACCCGGAGAGCCCGAAGACCGACGAGGAGAAGGCGGTGCAGGCCCGGTACGCGAAGTGCCTCGGCAGCGCCGTGAACCCCGTGCTGCGCGAGGGCAACTCCGACCGCCGCTCGCCGCTCTCGGTCAAGGCGTTCTCGAAGAAGCACCCGCACAAGCTCGGCGCCTTCACGCCCGACTCGAAGGCCCACGTCGCCCACATGACCAGCGGCGACTTCTACGGCAGCGAGACCTCGCTCACCGTCCCGAAGGCCACCGACTACCGGATCGAGTTCGTCGCGCCGGCCGGCGCGGTCACCGTCCTCAAGAAGCGGGCGCCGCTCAAGGAGGGCGAGATCATCGACAGCGCCGTCATGAACGTGCGCGCGCTGCGCAAGTTCTTCGAGGAGCAGATCGACGACGCCAAGCAGACCGGCGTGCTCCTGTCGCTGCACCTCAAGGCCACCATGATGAAGGTCTCCGACCCCGTCATGTTCGGCCACGCGGTGACGGTCTTCTTCAAGGACGTCTTCGCCAAGCACGCGGACGCCCTCAAGCAGGCGGGCGTCAACCCGAACCTCGGCCTCGGCGACCTCTACAAGAAGATCCAGGCGCTGCCGGCGGACAAGAAGGCCGAGATCGAGGCCGACCTCCAGGCCACCTACGAGCGGCGGCCCGCCCTCGCCATGGTCGACTCGGACAAGGGCATCACCAACCTGCACGCGCCGAACGACATCATCGTCGACGCGTCGATGCCGGTCGTGGTCCGCGACTCCGGCAAGATGTGGGGCCGGGACGGCAAGCTGCACGACACCAAGGCGATGATCCCCGACCGCTGCTACGCGACGATGTACCGGGAGATCCTCGAGGACTGCAAGCGCCACGGGGCGTTCGACCCGGCGACCATGGGCAGCGTGCCGAACGTCGGCCTCATGGCCCAGCAGGCCGAGGAGTACGGGTCGCACGACAAGACCTTCCTCGCGCCCGGCGAGGGCACCGTCCGCGTGGTCGAGGACGACACCGGCAAGGTCCTGCTCCAGCAGAAGGTCGAGGCCGGCGACATCTTCCGCATGTGCCAGGCGAAGGACGTCGCGATCCGCGACTGGGTGAAGCTCGCCGTCACCCGCGCCCGCGCCACCGGCGCGCCGGCCGTGTTCTGGCTGGACGACCAGCGCGCCCACGACGTGCAGGTCATCGCGAAGGTCCAGAAGTACCTCAAGGACCACGACACGGTCGGGCTCGAGATCCGCATCCTGCCGCCGGTCGAGGCGATGCGCTTCTCCGTGAAGCGGATCCGCCAGGGCCTGGACACGATCTCGGTCACCGGCAACGCGCTCCGCGACTACCTCACCGACCTCTTCCCGATCCTCGAGATCGGCACCAGCGCGAAGATGCTGTCCGTGGTCCCGCTGCTCGCCGGCGGCGGGCTGTTCGAGACCGGGGCCGGCGGCTCGGCCCCGAAGCACGTGCAGCAGTTCGTGAAGGAGGGCTACCTGCGCTGGGACTCGCTCGGCGAGTTCTCCGCGCTCGGGGCCTCCTTCGAGCACATCGCCGCGACCTCGAAGAACGCCAAGGCGGCCGTGCTGGCCGAGACGCTCGACCAGGCGATCGCGAAGTTCCTCGACAACAACAAGTCGCCGGCGCGTAAGGTCGGGCAGATCGACAACCGCGGCAGCCACTTCTACCTGGCGCTCTACTGGGCCGAGGCGCTCGCAGCGCAGGCGAAGGACAAGGAGCTGCAGGCGCGGTTCGCCAAGGTGGCGAAGCAGCTGGCGGAGAACGAGGCGAAGATCGCGGGGGAGCTGATCGCGGCGCAGGGGAAGCCGGTCGACATGGGCGGCTACTACCGGCCCGATCCGAAGAAGACCGCGGCGGCGATGCGCCCCAGCGCGACGCTGAACGCGATCATCGAGGCGATGGCGTAG
- a CDS encoding MBL fold metallo-hydrolase has protein sequence MKRLLRWVGLAALLVVLCLAAIVFASFRGLSGIEDGRKLEGVEVVRDGIVACYLVDLGPGEVALVDACNDASARAIRAALARRGLGAGAVKAVFLTHGDADHIRGARAFPGAQVLALEPDVALAEGREIRMLTWLLSPKDTGVRVTRALADGEAVELSGVTFRAYAVPGHTKGSVVFLARGVLFMGDSAEVTSKATLAPAKRLTSADPARNRDSLSKLAARLAPAAAEVRFIAPAHSGVLAKGYAPLADFARAFQPVRR, from the coding sequence ATGAAGCGTCTCCTGAGGTGGGTCGGTCTCGCGGCGCTCCTCGTCGTGCTCTGCCTCGCCGCCATCGTCTTCGCCTCCTTCCGCGGCCTGTCGGGCATCGAGGACGGGCGCAAGCTCGAGGGCGTGGAGGTGGTGAGGGACGGCATCGTCGCCTGCTACCTGGTGGACCTCGGCCCGGGCGAGGTCGCGCTCGTCGACGCCTGCAACGACGCTTCGGCCCGGGCGATCCGCGCGGCGCTCGCGAGGCGCGGGCTCGGCGCCGGCGCGGTGAAGGCCGTCTTCCTCACCCACGGCGACGCCGACCACATCCGCGGCGCGCGCGCCTTCCCCGGGGCGCAGGTCCTGGCGCTGGAGCCGGACGTCGCGCTGGCGGAGGGGCGCGAGATCCGGATGCTGACCTGGCTGCTCTCCCCGAAGGACACCGGCGTGCGCGTCACCCGCGCGCTCGCCGACGGCGAGGCCGTCGAGCTCTCGGGCGTCACCTTCCGTGCCTACGCCGTCCCCGGGCACACGAAGGGCAGCGTCGTCTTCCTCGCGCGCGGCGTGCTCTTCATGGGCGACAGCGCCGAGGTGACGAGCAAGGCCACCCTCGCGCCGGCGAAGCGCCTCACGAGCGCCGACCCGGCGCGGAACCGCGACTCGCTCTCGAAGCTCGCCGCGCGGCTCGCCCCGGCGGCGGCCGAGGTGCGGTTCATCGCGCCCGCGCACTCGGGCGTGCTCGCGAAGGGGTACGCGCCGCTCGCCGACTTCGCGCGCGCCTTCCAGCCGGTCAGGCGGTAA
- a CDS encoding SNF2-related protein, whose product MRWEPGMKVVHRAQRGWGVGVVIQVGDDGRRLAVRFAGRDGVTVVSGRDPALTAVPLDTPIEEVGAAGPMDALAAGQAGGASSFRLRAMVARLEALRRADSLGALLSSRVHVLPYQVGAAGRILADRAPRFVLADEVGLGKTVEAGLVFAGLRQLGLAERVLVIVPEHLAFQWLAELFHKFNALFTLLTAERIEELGGPEAALARSPLAIVSQERLRADDALVDAACELPLDLVVVDEAHHLADDALHDAVEPIAKAAFGCLLLTATPVRLDPREYFRLLALVEPVPTASLDAFLARLARHERHAEVARALLAGGDPAAARARLAELEPDDPAFEADGPADRGALLAHLADRYSLSSRLIRNRRAKVGAFTERVLRRLDVAAGEKLEATARLCVELAGQGEKVLVFAGDPALLAAAQAAVARLGKEALLYDEAGTIEARDRLVARFRDPDGPMILLCGESGGEGRNFQFASHLVCLDLPDSPLTLEQRIGRLDRLGQHRPVEIHVPCEPGDDAFLAGLYEQEIGIFAEPVGGLDAVLASLPAELAALREKPAKAREKFRRALAERVAEGRRAQHEGYDPILDLRSASLPELSRLVGNAYRRLGEAAPADPAAGADAAQEALLALSRSLEEQLEDACADVARRVGVDVDTDQNVHPFEVAFTLGAHLRIEALPGMEIPDDPVTHLGSFWRETAVARDELEWFATGHRLVEALLGLVRDGEVGRTAAFRSAAAPRRGALYTRWQVVWPAPADVEPGARVPSRQASRYLEAAPIALAVDLAEGNRLVPGLSEELEGEEGAEEARVGAVPPPLLEAARLAAERAAQGELARRREEALAALAAHAEAEEERLVTAAFEGGAEREAVEAALRALRRHRAVTEAALGRTRLELDAAALVVPA is encoded by the coding sequence ATGCGCTGGGAACCGGGGATGAAGGTGGTGCACCGCGCCCAGCGCGGCTGGGGCGTGGGCGTCGTGATCCAGGTGGGAGACGACGGCCGGCGCCTGGCGGTCCGCTTCGCCGGGCGCGACGGCGTCACCGTGGTCTCCGGCCGCGACCCGGCGCTCACCGCCGTCCCGCTCGACACGCCCATCGAGGAGGTGGGGGCGGCCGGGCCCATGGACGCGCTCGCGGCCGGGCAGGCGGGGGGTGCCTCGTCCTTCCGGCTGCGCGCCATGGTGGCGCGGCTCGAGGCGCTGCGCCGGGCGGACAGCCTGGGCGCGCTCCTCTCCTCGCGCGTCCACGTGCTCCCCTACCAGGTGGGCGCCGCTGGCCGCATCCTCGCCGACCGCGCGCCGCGCTTCGTCCTCGCCGACGAGGTGGGCCTCGGCAAGACGGTCGAGGCGGGCCTCGTCTTCGCCGGCCTGCGCCAGCTGGGCCTCGCCGAGCGGGTGCTCGTCATCGTCCCCGAGCACCTCGCCTTCCAGTGGCTGGCCGAGCTCTTCCACAAGTTCAACGCGCTCTTCACGCTCCTCACCGCCGAGCGCATCGAGGAGCTGGGCGGGCCCGAGGCGGCGCTGGCGCGGAGCCCGCTCGCCATCGTCTCGCAGGAGCGGCTGCGCGCCGACGACGCGCTCGTCGACGCCGCCTGCGAGCTGCCGCTCGATCTCGTGGTGGTGGACGAGGCGCACCACCTCGCCGACGACGCGCTCCACGACGCGGTGGAGCCCATCGCCAAGGCCGCCTTCGGCTGCCTGCTCCTCACCGCCACCCCGGTGCGGCTCGATCCGCGCGAGTACTTTCGCCTGCTCGCGCTGGTGGAGCCGGTCCCCACCGCCTCGCTCGACGCGTTCCTGGCGCGGCTCGCCCGCCACGAGCGGCACGCCGAGGTGGCGCGCGCGCTCCTCGCCGGCGGCGACCCGGCCGCGGCGCGGGCGCGGCTCGCCGAGCTCGAGCCGGACGACCCGGCCTTCGAGGCGGACGGCCCGGCCGACCGTGGGGCGCTCCTCGCCCACCTGGCCGACCGCTACAGCCTCTCCTCCCGGCTCATCCGCAACCGCCGCGCCAAGGTGGGCGCCTTCACCGAGCGGGTGCTCCGGCGCCTCGACGTCGCCGCGGGCGAGAAGCTCGAGGCGACCGCCCGGCTCTGCGTCGAGCTCGCCGGGCAGGGCGAGAAGGTGCTCGTCTTCGCCGGCGACCCGGCGCTGCTCGCCGCGGCGCAGGCGGCGGTGGCGCGGCTCGGCAAGGAGGCGCTCCTCTACGACGAGGCCGGCACCATCGAGGCGCGCGACCGGCTGGTGGCGCGCTTCCGCGACCCGGACGGACCGATGATCCTGCTCTGCGGCGAGTCCGGGGGCGAGGGGCGCAACTTCCAGTTCGCGAGCCACCTCGTCTGCCTGGACCTGCCCGACTCGCCGCTCACGCTCGAGCAGCGCATCGGCCGGCTCGACCGCCTGGGGCAGCACCGGCCGGTCGAGATCCACGTCCCCTGCGAGCCCGGCGACGACGCCTTCCTGGCCGGCCTCTACGAGCAGGAGATCGGCATCTTCGCGGAGCCGGTGGGCGGCCTCGACGCCGTGCTCGCCTCGCTGCCGGCGGAGCTGGCCGCGCTGCGCGAGAAGCCGGCCAAGGCGCGCGAGAAGTTCCGCCGCGCGCTGGCCGAGCGGGTGGCGGAGGGCCGGCGCGCGCAGCACGAGGGCTACGACCCCATCCTCGACCTCCGCTCCGCCTCGCTGCCGGAGCTGTCGCGCCTGGTGGGCAACGCCTACCGGCGCCTCGGCGAGGCGGCCCCCGCCGATCCGGCCGCCGGCGCCGACGCCGCGCAGGAGGCGCTGCTCGCGCTCTCGCGCTCGCTGGAGGAGCAGCTCGAGGACGCCTGCGCCGACGTGGCGCGGCGGGTCGGGGTGGACGTCGACACCGACCAGAACGTCCACCCGTTCGAGGTCGCCTTCACCCTCGGCGCCCACCTGCGCATCGAGGCCCTGCCCGGGATGGAGATCCCGGACGACCCGGTCACGCACCTCGGCAGCTTCTGGCGCGAGACCGCGGTGGCGCGCGACGAGCTGGAGTGGTTCGCCACCGGGCACCGGCTGGTGGAGGCGCTGCTCGGGCTCGTCCGCGACGGCGAGGTGGGCCGCACCGCCGCCTTCCGCTCGGCGGCGGCGCCCCGGCGCGGCGCGCTCTACACCCGCTGGCAGGTGGTCTGGCCGGCGCCGGCCGACGTCGAGCCCGGCGCGCGCGTGCCGTCGCGGCAGGCCTCGCGCTACCTCGAGGCGGCGCCCATCGCGCTGGCGGTGGACCTCGCGGAGGGGAACCGCCTCGTCCCAGGGCTGAGCGAGGAGCTGGAGGGCGAGGAGGGGGCGGAGGAGGCGCGGGTGGGGGCGGTCCCGCCGCCGCTGCTCGAGGCAGCGCGGCTCGCCGCCGAGCGCGCGGCGCAGGGCGAGCTGGCGCGCCGGCGCGAGGAGGCGCTGGCCGCGCTGGCGGCGCACGCCGAGGCCGAGGAGGAGCGCCTCGTCACCGCCGCCTTCGAGGGCGGCGCCGAGCGCGAGGCGGTGGAGGCGGCCCTGCGCGCGCTCCGCCGGCACCGCGCCGTCACCGAGGCCGCGCTCGGCCGGACCCGCCTCGAGCTCGACGCCGCCGCGCTGGTCGTCCCCGCCTGA
- a CDS encoding TIGR03768 family metallophosphoesterase, with protein MAHDDAGKARLLLSGDDARLVRGPEASRLVRGVTRREFVAFSFGAAAALASLGGPGAGCGSSRSRRPAGYPIDATVARTTERVLSFPMPAKVATPGSGSGLAPVELPLVSRYAAYGYGDHAFGGGLAVEQRLDLMPAGYAIPSGPRLARLATFFAMSDVHITDKEAPNQLIYLQQADATFGGPMTSLYSPVMRYSTQVLDAAVQTVNALHRETPFDFGICLGDVCNSSQYNELRWYLDVLDGKVIAPSSGAHLGADAVDYQRPFQAAGLDRSIPWYQVLGNHDHFFLGTFPVDAVPSLGIREAYTAGEVWAAGDILVPRGLAHFPCLFDIPAGLAPRTYYPGVLDGSTAGGDVRGAGAVASVGAPPPVTADPDRRPLLRSDWIQEFFDTATGPAGHGFGLVDPSMGSGFACYSFFPRPGIPLKVIVLDDTQAEGDGSHDIHGHGFLDATRWAWLQAELAAGQASDQLMIVAAHIPIAVSGIGTETEWWESAKDPDATVQNAVTLAGLVATLQATPNLLMWIAGHRHLNTVKAFTPLAGGPPESGFWQVETASLRDFPQQFRTFEIHLNGDYSVSIVTTNVDPAVAEGTPAAESRASGIAAMQIVQPDGHYNARNVPAVLGIPVESMDPTRPQDGSSDPSIRYGQVAGVPYCASYNAELLKPLGPAMVAALRAAFPGAAG; from the coding sequence ATGGCCCACGACGACGCGGGGAAGGCCAGGCTGCTCCTGTCCGGCGACGACGCGCGCCTGGTCCGCGGCCCCGAGGCGTCGCGGCTGGTCCGCGGCGTGACGCGGCGCGAGTTCGTGGCGTTCTCGTTCGGTGCGGCCGCCGCCCTCGCCTCGCTGGGCGGGCCGGGCGCCGGGTGCGGCAGCTCCAGGAGCCGGCGGCCCGCCGGCTACCCCATCGACGCGACGGTCGCCCGGACCACCGAGCGCGTGCTGTCGTTCCCCATGCCCGCCAAGGTGGCGACGCCGGGCTCCGGCTCCGGGCTCGCTCCGGTCGAGCTCCCGCTCGTGTCGCGGTACGCGGCCTACGGCTACGGGGATCACGCCTTCGGGGGCGGGCTCGCCGTGGAGCAGCGCCTCGACCTCATGCCGGCCGGGTACGCGATCCCGTCGGGACCCCGCCTCGCGCGCCTGGCGACCTTCTTCGCCATGAGCGACGTGCACATCACCGACAAGGAGGCGCCGAACCAGCTCATCTACCTGCAGCAGGCGGACGCCACCTTCGGCGGCCCGATGACGTCCCTCTACTCGCCGGTGATGCGCTACAGCACCCAGGTCCTCGACGCCGCCGTGCAGACGGTGAACGCGCTCCACCGCGAGACGCCGTTCGACTTCGGCATCTGCCTGGGCGACGTCTGCAACAGCAGCCAGTACAACGAGCTCCGCTGGTACCTCGACGTCCTCGACGGGAAGGTGATCGCGCCCAGCTCCGGCGCGCACCTCGGCGCGGACGCGGTGGACTACCAGCGGCCGTTCCAGGCGGCGGGGCTCGACCGGTCGATCCCCTGGTACCAGGTGCTCGGCAACCACGACCACTTCTTCCTCGGCACCTTCCCGGTGGACGCCGTGCCCTCCCTCGGGATCCGGGAGGCCTACACCGCCGGCGAGGTCTGGGCGGCGGGGGACATCCTCGTCCCGCGCGGCCTGGCGCACTTCCCGTGCCTGTTCGACATCCCGGCCGGCCTCGCGCCCCGCACCTACTACCCCGGCGTCCTCGACGGCTCGACCGCCGGCGGGGACGTCCGGGGCGCGGGCGCCGTGGCGTCCGTCGGCGCCCCGCCGCCGGTCACGGCCGACCCCGACCGGCGCCCGCTCCTCCGCTCCGATTGGATCCAGGAGTTCTTCGACACCGCCACCGGTCCGGCCGGCCACGGCTTCGGCCTCGTCGATCCGTCGATGGGCAGCGGCTTCGCCTGCTACAGCTTCTTCCCCAGGCCGGGCATCCCGCTCAAGGTCATCGTGCTCGACGACACGCAGGCCGAGGGCGACGGCTCCCACGACATCCACGGCCACGGCTTCCTGGACGCCACCCGCTGGGCGTGGCTCCAGGCCGAGCTGGCCGCGGGCCAGGCCAGCGATCAGCTCATGATCGTCGCCGCGCACATCCCCATCGCGGTGTCGGGCATCGGCACGGAGACCGAGTGGTGGGAGTCCGCGAAGGATCCGGACGCGACGGTCCAGAACGCGGTCACGCTGGCCGGGCTGGTGGCGACGCTGCAGGCCACGCCCAACCTGCTCATGTGGATCGCCGGGCACCGCCACCTCAACACCGTCAAGGCGTTCACGCCGCTGGCGGGCGGACCCCCGGAGAGCGGGTTCTGGCAGGTCGAGACCGCCTCGCTCCGGGACTTCCCGCAGCAGTTCCGGACGTTCGAGATCCACCTCAACGGTGACTACTCCGTCTCCATCGTGACGACCAACGTGGACCCGGCGGTCGCCGAGGGGACCCCGGCCGCCGAGTCGCGCGCCTCCGGCATCGCCGCCATGCAGATCGTCCAGCCCGACGGGCATTACAACGCCCGGAACGTCCCGGCGGTGCTCGGCATCCCGGTCGAGAGCATGGACCCGACGCGGCCGCAGGACGGCTCCTCCGATCCGTCGATCCGCTACGGCCAGGTGGCCGGCGTGCCGTACTGCGCGTCGTACAACGCGGAGCTGCTCAAGCCACTCGGCCCGGCGATGGTCGCCGCGCTCCGGGCGGCCTTCCCCGGCGCGGCCGGCTGA
- a CDS encoding sensor histidine kinase, whose protein sequence is MPGLLGGDADLVKALSLLALGGSIGAALAAALQWRLRGRCTVTRAALEASEDRLRWALEATSEIVWDWDLARDTLYHPSWARTYGYRLERTPRTGRELVPFIHPEDMPAFHAEVVKVVEGSQDVFEIEHRVLAGTGEWRWMLGRARAASRDAAGKATRLVGTCTDITEKKRMAIKLQIADRMASLGTLAAGVAHEINTPLAYVLANVDCCLERLEPLTAAGDGAAPTTDVARECVGALRDAHAGAARMRDIVRDLKAFSRVEDDVREPVQAQASLRAALSLADLELRRRARVVLDFQPVPPVLASESRLSQVFLNLLVNAAQAIPEGHPDRHEIRVTMREMAGGKVMVEIRDTGCGIAPEHRHRIFDPFFTTKPAGVGTGLGLSICHEIVSALRGAIEVESEVGQGSRFRVILPAASVTQADVRRAQPEVAPRELVG, encoded by the coding sequence ATGCCTGGCCTCCTCGGTGGCGACGCGGACCTGGTGAAGGCGCTCTCGCTCCTCGCCCTCGGCGGCTCGATCGGCGCCGCGCTGGCCGCCGCGCTGCAGTGGCGGCTCCGCGGGCGATGCACGGTCACGCGGGCAGCGCTCGAGGCTTCGGAGGATCGGCTCCGCTGGGCGCTCGAGGCGACGAGCGAGATCGTCTGGGACTGGGACCTCGCGCGCGACACGCTCTACCACCCGTCGTGGGCGAGGACCTACGGGTATCGCCTCGAGCGGACCCCCCGCACCGGACGGGAGCTCGTCCCGTTCATCCACCCCGAGGACATGCCGGCGTTCCACGCGGAGGTCGTCAAGGTGGTGGAGGGCTCGCAGGACGTGTTCGAGATCGAGCACCGGGTCCTGGCCGGCACCGGCGAGTGGAGGTGGATGCTGGGGCGCGCCCGGGCGGCGTCCCGCGACGCGGCGGGCAAGGCGACCCGGCTCGTGGGCACCTGCACCGACATCACCGAGAAGAAGCGGATGGCGATCAAGCTCCAGATCGCGGACCGCATGGCGTCCCTCGGGACCCTCGCGGCCGGGGTGGCGCACGAGATCAACACCCCGCTCGCGTACGTGCTCGCGAACGTCGACTGCTGCCTGGAACGCCTGGAGCCGCTCACGGCTGCGGGGGACGGCGCCGCGCCGACCACCGACGTCGCGCGCGAGTGCGTCGGCGCCTTGCGCGACGCGCACGCCGGCGCCGCGCGGATGCGGGACATCGTCCGCGACCTCAAGGCCTTCTCGCGCGTGGAGGACGACGTCCGGGAGCCCGTGCAGGCGCAGGCGTCGCTGCGGGCTGCGCTCTCGCTCGCGGACCTCGAGCTGCGCCGCCGGGCCCGGGTCGTGCTGGACTTTCAGCCGGTCCCGCCGGTCCTGGCGTCCGAGTCTCGGCTGTCCCAGGTCTTCCTCAACCTGCTCGTCAACGCGGCCCAGGCGATCCCCGAGGGGCACCCGGATCGTCACGAGATCCGCGTCACGATGCGTGAAATGGCCGGCGGGAAGGTCATGGTGGAGATCCGCGACACCGGCTGCGGCATCGCGCCGGAGCACCGTCACCGCATCTTCGACCCGTTCTTCACGACCAAGCCGGCCGGGGTCGGCACCGGACTCGGGCTCAGCATCTGCCACGAGATCGTGTCCGCGCTCCGCGGTGCGATCGAGGTCGAGAGCGAGGTCGGCCAGGGGTCGCGCTTCCGCGTGATCCTCCCGGCCGCCTCCGTCACCCAGGCCGACGTCCGGCGGGCGCAGCCCGAGGTGGCGCCCCGCGAGCTGGTGGGGTGA